Below is a genomic region from Mycobacteriales bacterium.
TGAATGCGCTCCGTGCCGCTGGCCACGCACAGGTGCGTCGACGGGCAGGACAAGCTGACGATCGCGGTCGTGGCGGTGCGTTTCGGGAGCTTCACCCCTTTGGACCACGTCCACCCCGAGCTCTTGGCTACGCGGGAGCCAGCGTGTACGACGTACGCGTTGCCCGCATCGCTGAACGGCAGGCTGACGGCAATGCCGGCCGCCAGGAGACTCACCGTCGCAAGCACTCGAACAGAGAATCGGTTACGCATCCCCACCACCCACCCCAGTACCCCGCGGGACAACCTAGCGACATCCCCCGCACCCGTCAGCCGGATGCCCACCTCAGTGCCGTTGGACTGGAGCGGAGTCGGCAACGCGGTTGCTGCACCTTAAGCCCGGCGGCGCGGACTGACCATCGCCGGACGGCGTGCCTGGGCTGACGGGTCGACCGGCGCCCTAGGGTGCGTCCGGTCGCCGCTCGTGCGCGTCAGCGACGTGCCTCTCTGCGGCTCGCTGCTCATCGAGAACCTGGCGCAGACCTGCTCCGTCTTCTCGCACCCGCGGATAGCGCGATCCGAAAATGCGCGGAGCGGTCCACGCCGACGGGAGCGGCCGAGGCGTGAAGAACCATGCGATGAAGGCTCGCGGTCGCTGCCACCAACCCGGCCGCGGACCCTCCGTGGCCAGATCCAGCGGTGCTCGCCGGTGCGCCCGGTTGCTCACGAGCTCAGGATGTCACCAATCGGTAGCTGTAAGCGCCGCGAAAGCGCGGTGCAGTAGACCGGCCGGGAAATGAGGGCAATAGATGAGGGTTGCGGCGGAACGCAACCGTCCAAGGGGGCAACCGTGAGAGTCAGGGCAAGGACGCTCGCGCGGCTGGCGTTCGCGCTGCTGCTGGTGGCCGGCTGGCTAAGTGCGAACTGCGGCGCTGGGATCGCCGAGGTGCATGCGGCCGCGGGAGGCGGACCCCTGACCTCGTGCACGTTCGGCGCGCTGTCCGCCGCCGTCGCCAAGCACGGCACCATCGACTTCGGCTGCGCAGGGACGATCACGTTCAGCGCACCGATCACCGTCTCGTCGGCAGCGACGACGATCGACGCGGCGGGCAACAGGTCGTCCTCGACGGCGGCGGCACAACCCAGCTGTTCACGGTCAACGGCGGCTCGCTCGCGCTGATCAGCTCCGACGTCGCGCCGCCGTCACCACCTTCGCCACGTGTACGGCTTTGTACGCGCCGGCCGCGGTCGGCGCACCGGAGATCACGCCGCTTCTCGTGTCGATCGAGAGGCCGGGCGGCAGGTCGAAAGCCGACCACGAGTATGGCGACGCCTCGCCGCCGGCTCCGCCTTCGCCGCCGCTGCCGCCGGCGCCAGGTGCGCCGAGCCCGCCGGCGGTCGCATGGTCGCCCGCCGTCGTGACCGTGGCGGTGACGACCGCGGTCGCGCTGTCGACGTCGATGGCGCCACCGGCGGCGCTTCCTGCGGCTCCGCCGTCGCCACCGTTGCCGCCATCCCCACCGTCTCCGCCCTTGCCTCCGTCGCCGGCCGGGGTCAACAAGAAAAAGGGCACCGCCAGCATCCCGGTCAAGGTGGGCGCTCGCGGCACGGTCGTCCTTTCCGGTCACGGCGTCAAGACGGTCATCTGGACGCCGGCCGGTGGCAAGGCCGTGCACAAGTCGGTGACGATTCATCTCAAGAAGGCGTGACCTGCGTTTGCCGGGCTGCCGGGTCACCTCTCGATGCGCACCGGCGTTCCGTAGCGCGCCCAGTGGAACAGCCGGCAGATCGCCTGCAACGGCATGTGGACGCAGCCATGCGAGCCACGGGTCTTGTAGCGGGGGCTGCCGAACGGGATCCGTTGCCACGAGGCGTCGTGGAACCCCCACACACCGAGATGGAACGGGATCCAGTACTTCACCCGGTACGACTGCGCACCGTCCGTGGTCAACGTGGTGTTGCGGTTCAGCCCTTGCACCGCGAACGTCCCGGTTGGCGTCGCATCACCCGGGCGATCCGCTCCGGTCGTGACCGGAGTGCTCAGCACGGTACGACGACGGGCGCAGGCCCATTCGTGCTGGCGCCCGATGCTCACCACGATCAGCTGCGGACGGGTGTTCCGAGCGCACGGGCTCGCCGGCCGTGCGCCCGCCTTGC
It encodes:
- a CDS encoding putative Ig domain-containing protein, which codes for MPFFLLTPAGDGGKGGDGGDGGNGGDGGAAGSAAGGAIDVDSATAVVTATVTTAGDHATAGGLGAPGAGGSGGEGGAGGEASPYSWSAFDLPPGLSIDTRSGVISGAPTAAGAYKAVHVAKVVTAARRRS
- a CDS encoding L,D-transpeptidase, which produces MRNQQREVGGRRRRPGAVTALAVTAAVALAAWVGFAGGSRGSASTAMVATPPGSGAGHPAAAARPARGDRSKAGARPASPCARNTRPQLIVVSIGRQHEWACARRRTVLSTPVTTGADRPGDATPTGTFAVQGLNRNTTLTTDGAQSYRVKYWIPFHLGVWGFHDASWQRIPFGSPRYKTRGSHGCVHMPLQAICRLFHWARYGTPVRIER